From one Luteipulveratus mongoliensis genomic stretch:
- the murJ gene encoding murein biosynthesis integral membrane protein MurJ: protein MTDRPGQDGTGQRPSLGEMYAEEVSRPSVIPDLLGTIGDQYSSWIFEDDAERERNPWDGVATTFEELHDDPTTFLPSRKALREVKDSYTKPDTALPPDQREHSIPIPIPRGPDGVAAPPGTPIGERSTDGQPTVRPEIERPRPTAAASLGRASALMASGTLVSRVLGMLRASLQVAAISTGLSANIWSTANTLPNIIYLLLAGGVINAVLVPQITKSLKHADGGKAYTDRLLTLAMSLLIIVTVVFVVCAPLIYHLYDHQASGDRLELGTTFALICLPQILFYGIYALFGQVLNARGQFGWFMWSPALANVIAIAGLVAFLVTVPNYGDDGPPVGVWDTKMIWLLAGSATIGIMVQALCLVIPLWRGGYRYTPDFKWRGVGLGSASKVALWAFAAVILQQLGLLLTTNVLNTQPNGEPGKAAQEPAFLLFMLPHSLVTVSLVTALFTAMARAANVRNHALVRRDLRHGLRLTAVATVPCTVGAFILGFPLVGALFGSGKEWAIGSFMVAMMLGLAPFGLCVLVQRVFYAYEDAKTPFKMQLVCTAIAAVITLGCLFLPNKYMGVGIGLSLTISNLVQGVIGFRWLQGKVGRIMIQDVVQTYVRLFVAALIAGVVTLPLVLGVELVSSGRIGAIAALVLGGSLFLVIYVFFGRRFHVREIEDLVAPVTRRVGRLARR from the coding sequence ATGACTGACCGGCCCGGTCAGGACGGCACGGGTCAGCGACCGAGCCTGGGCGAGATGTACGCCGAGGAGGTCAGCCGACCGAGCGTCATCCCCGACCTCCTGGGCACCATCGGTGACCAGTACTCCTCGTGGATCTTCGAGGACGACGCCGAGCGCGAGCGCAACCCCTGGGACGGGGTCGCGACCACGTTCGAGGAGCTGCACGACGACCCCACGACCTTCCTGCCCTCCCGCAAGGCGCTCCGCGAGGTCAAGGACAGCTACACCAAGCCGGACACCGCGCTGCCGCCCGACCAGCGCGAGCACAGCATCCCGATCCCGATCCCGCGTGGCCCCGACGGTGTCGCAGCTCCTCCGGGGACGCCGATCGGCGAGCGGTCGACGGACGGCCAGCCGACCGTACGTCCGGAGATCGAGCGGCCACGGCCCACCGCAGCCGCCAGCCTGGGACGCGCCAGCGCCCTGATGGCCTCGGGCACGCTCGTCTCGCGCGTGCTCGGCATGCTGCGGGCGTCGTTGCAGGTCGCCGCGATCAGCACGGGGCTGTCGGCGAACATCTGGAGCACCGCGAACACCCTGCCCAACATCATCTATCTGCTGCTCGCCGGCGGTGTCATCAACGCCGTGCTCGTCCCGCAGATCACGAAGTCGCTCAAGCACGCAGACGGTGGCAAGGCGTACACCGACCGCCTCCTCACGTTGGCGATGAGCCTCCTGATCATCGTCACGGTGGTCTTCGTCGTCTGTGCCCCGCTGATCTATCACCTGTACGACCATCAGGCCTCCGGCGACCGCCTCGAGCTCGGTACGACCTTCGCGCTGATCTGCCTGCCCCAGATCCTCTTCTACGGGATCTACGCCCTCTTCGGTCAGGTACTGAACGCCCGGGGTCAGTTCGGCTGGTTCATGTGGTCCCCGGCGCTGGCCAACGTCATCGCCATCGCCGGTCTGGTCGCATTCCTGGTGACCGTGCCCAACTACGGCGACGATGGTCCGCCCGTCGGCGTGTGGGACACCAAGATGATCTGGCTGCTGGCCGGGTCCGCCACGATCGGCATCATGGTCCAGGCGCTCTGCCTGGTGATCCCCCTCTGGCGTGGTGGCTACCGCTACACGCCTGACTTCAAGTGGCGCGGCGTCGGCCTGGGATCGGCATCCAAGGTCGCGCTCTGGGCGTTCGCCGCCGTCATCCTGCAACAGCTTGGCCTGCTGCTCACCACCAACGTGCTCAACACCCAGCCCAATGGTGAGCCGGGCAAGGCCGCCCAGGAGCCGGCGTTCCTGTTGTTCATGCTCCCCCACTCGCTGGTCACGGTCAGCCTGGTGACCGCCCTGTTCACCGCGATGGCCCGAGCCGCCAACGTGCGCAACCACGCTCTCGTACGCCGCGACCTGCGTCACGGCCTGCGTCTCACGGCCGTCGCAACGGTGCCGTGCACGGTGGGAGCCTTCATCCTCGGCTTCCCCTTGGTCGGCGCGCTCTTCGGCAGCGGCAAGGAGTGGGCCATCGGGTCGTTCATGGTCGCGATGATGCTGGGCCTGGCGCCGTTCGGTCTGTGCGTCCTCGTCCAGCGCGTGTTCTACGCCTACGAGGACGCCAAGACCCCGTTCAAGATGCAGCTGGTCTGCACCGCGATTGCCGCAGTCATCACCCTGGGTTGCCTGTTCCTGCCGAACAAGTACATGGGCGTCGGCATCGGTCTGTCGCTGACCATCAGCAACCTGGTCCAGGGCGTCATCGGCTTCCGCTGGCTGCAGGGCAAGGTCGGCCGGATCATGATCCAGGACGTCGTGCAGACCTATGTACGCCTGTTCGTCGCGGCCCTGAT
- a CDS encoding DUF6049 family protein has protein sequence MSFRRASAHGPSARPQHHSPVRRSLVLGQALVALLLVLVPAAAALPAGGSPASGRPVAADRNSTATLSLTSVTPGVLKAGSSATITGTIGNTGTAMIVHPVVHVSVLNDPLDTRDRVDEWGSNAQRFDDPKVVATVALPQALAPREFVAFTVTVPAAKLPYRYNLASLPTTLTVTEGQAITEASTRASVRTYLEWVGNPVATPIQVGWVVPLTLPADPALFGPSGQRRTDAWRRAIGPDSPIDQTIKALDGQPVTWLVDPSMLEPPGATDDNVPVPPAPSPSPTSTPSPTSSTPSTPPPATSGTGSGSPSTTGSSTARPTGTEGTTPPSTSSSTTASPTDEPTEDAQPQPVTVTSLSTELRNRLAQLAPTQPVWFLPYADPDVSALSTAGGTSAMQQQLDRPLSPELRAIGTTVPLWPAAEVTSTSLSGLLKTWRTTTGAVPPVLLSSRQLTGEPHRATENVGQRLRDGTPVLAYDEPLSDTATTTGGDSGIRTQRFLAETLATYQQQPSRSRSLLMLAPRTGQATPAQLEQLVSSSRRVPWLRPVSANGLLTQARSAERSASIAAKPGNPKASLGPSPLTAAGVDQLRRNRNLATDIGTILTDSQDISSGWDRALDEVGSTRWRGNATAYSKVVTGTTTGLDSISRQVAVRRSTINFFASSGTLSVTVVNNLDRPVHDVQLYLRARKPQLKIKTQPRPISLQAGGRVTIRVPVTGLAAGQVPVDAVLQTPTGTPLGLQDGKVVQLKVNVRPTATWLFWVLGIVAGLVFVVGLFRSLRRGPRAQTAMPLPDDVPEPHEGDDD, from the coding sequence GTGTCGTTCCGACGTGCCTCGGCGCACGGCCCTTCCGCTCGCCCGCAGCACCACAGTCCTGTACGCCGATCCCTCGTCCTCGGTCAGGCGCTGGTGGCGCTCCTGCTGGTTCTCGTACCCGCGGCGGCAGCACTTCCGGCAGGTGGCAGTCCCGCTTCCGGCCGCCCCGTGGCCGCCGACCGCAACAGCACCGCCACCCTGTCGCTGACCTCGGTGACCCCAGGCGTCCTCAAGGCCGGCAGCTCGGCGACCATCACGGGCACGATCGGCAACACGGGCACGGCCATGATCGTCCACCCGGTGGTGCACGTCTCGGTCCTCAACGACCCCCTCGACACCCGTGACCGGGTCGATGAGTGGGGCAGCAACGCGCAGCGGTTCGATGACCCCAAGGTCGTCGCGACCGTGGCGCTCCCGCAGGCGCTTGCTCCCAGGGAGTTCGTGGCGTTCACCGTGACCGTGCCGGCTGCCAAGCTGCCCTACCGCTACAACCTGGCGTCGTTGCCGACCACGTTGACCGTCACCGAGGGTCAGGCCATCACCGAGGCCAGCACCCGGGCTTCGGTGCGTACCTACCTGGAGTGGGTCGGCAACCCCGTCGCCACGCCCATCCAGGTCGGCTGGGTCGTGCCACTCACGCTGCCCGCCGACCCGGCACTCTTCGGTCCGTCCGGCCAGCGCCGCACCGACGCGTGGCGCCGGGCCATCGGGCCGGACTCACCGATCGATCAGACGATCAAGGCGCTCGACGGGCAGCCGGTGACCTGGCTGGTCGACCCCAGCATGCTCGAGCCGCCCGGGGCCACGGACGACAACGTGCCGGTGCCGCCCGCTCCGAGTCCGTCGCCCACCTCGACCCCGAGCCCGACATCGAGCACTCCATCCACCCCGCCGCCGGCCACCAGCGGCACGGGCTCCGGCTCACCCAGCACGACGGGCTCCTCGACCGCGAGGCCGACCGGGACCGAGGGCACGACACCGCCGTCCACCTCGAGCAGCACCACCGCGAGCCCCACGGACGAGCCGACCGAGGACGCCCAGCCCCAACCCGTCACCGTGACGAGCCTGTCGACCGAGCTGCGCAACCGCCTGGCCCAGCTCGCTCCGACCCAGCCGGTCTGGTTCCTTCCGTACGCCGACCCGGACGTCTCGGCCCTGTCCACGGCCGGCGGCACGTCCGCGATGCAGCAGCAGCTCGACCGGCCGCTGTCTCCCGAGCTGCGCGCGATCGGCACGACCGTGCCGCTGTGGCCGGCCGCCGAGGTCACATCCACGAGCCTGTCCGGGCTCCTCAAGACGTGGCGTACGACGACCGGTGCCGTCCCGCCCGTCCTGCTGAGCAGCCGTCAGCTCACCGGTGAGCCACACCGCGCCACCGAGAACGTCGGGCAGCGCCTCCGTGATGGCACACCCGTCCTCGCCTACGACGAACCGTTGTCCGACACCGCGACCACGACTGGCGGCGACTCCGGCATCCGAACCCAGCGCTTCCTCGCCGAGACGCTGGCGACCTATCAGCAGCAGCCCAGTCGGAGTCGCTCCTTGCTGATGCTCGCGCCGCGCACGGGTCAGGCGACACCCGCACAGCTCGAGCAGCTCGTCAGCAGCAGTCGGCGCGTGCCCTGGCTGCGGCCGGTCTCGGCCAACGGCCTACTCACACAGGCCCGTTCGGCGGAACGAAGCGCCTCCATTGCCGCAAAGCCTGGCAACCCCAAGGCGAGTCTAGGACCGTCGCCCCTGACCGCCGCGGGCGTGGATCAACTGCGCCGCAACCGCAACCTGGCCACCGACATCGGCACGATCCTGACTGACTCGCAGGACATCTCCAGTGGCTGGGATCGCGCACTCGATGAGGTCGGCTCGACGCGATGGCGCGGCAACGCGACGGCGTACAGCAAGGTCGTGACCGGGACGACCACCGGTCTCGACTCGATCAGCCGCCAGGTCGCCGTACGCCGCTCGACCATCAACTTCTTCGCCAGCTCCGGGACGCTCAGCGTGACGGTGGTCAACAACCTGGACCGCCCGGTGCACGATGTCCAGCTCTACCTGCGGGCCCGCAAGCCGCAGCTGAAGATCAAGACGCAGCCGCGGCCGATCTCCTTGCAGGCCGGCGGCCGCGTGACGATCCGGGTCCCGGTGACCGGCCTCGCCGCCGGACAGGTCCCGGTCGACGCCGTTCTCCAGACTCCGACCGGGACCCCTCTGGGGCTGCAGGACGGCAAGGTCGTCCAGCTCAAGGTCAACGTGCGTCCGACAGCGACCTGGCTCTTCTGGGTGCTGGGTATCGTGGCGGGCCTGGTGTTCGTCGTCGGCTTGTTCCGTAGCCTGCGGCGAGGACCACGCGCACAGACCGCCATGCCGCTGCCGGACGACGTTCCGGAGCCACACGAGGGGGACGATGACTGA
- a CDS encoding NUDIX hydrolase: protein MSLYPPRRRTTRRLTAVEERSAGGVVIDVRGGAAYIALIARLNRAGRLEWCLPKGHVEPGETLVETAVREVAEETGIIGRALITLGTIDYWFSTPSHRIHKMVHHYLLEALGGEIGVEGDPDHEAIDARWFRLEKVHEQLTFPNERRIAQMAWMRLAGTA from the coding sequence ATGAGCCTCTACCCGCCCCGACGCCGCACGACGCGGCGGCTGACGGCGGTCGAGGAGAGATCAGCGGGAGGTGTGGTGATCGACGTACGCGGCGGCGCGGCGTACATCGCTCTCATCGCGCGACTCAATCGTGCAGGACGACTCGAGTGGTGCCTGCCCAAGGGCCACGTCGAGCCCGGCGAGACGCTGGTCGAGACAGCCGTACGCGAGGTCGCTGAGGAGACCGGCATCATCGGACGCGCGCTCATCACCCTGGGCACCATCGACTACTGGTTCAGCACACCGAGCCACCGCATCCACAAGATGGTCCACCACTATCTCCTCGAGGCACTCGGCGGCGAGATCGGCGTCGAGGGAGATCCCGACCACGAAGCTATCGACGCGCGCTGGTTCCGGCTGGAGAAGGTGCACGAGCAGCTGACGTTCCCCAACGAGCGCCGCATCGCCCAGATGGCCTGGATGCGCCTCGCCGGCACCGCCTGA
- a CDS encoding CCA tRNA nucleotidyltransferase, producing MPLLTELGDLFTSEGHELALVGGPVRDAFLGRTSPDIDLTTSASPEQTEKLLKQWGDATWDMGRTFGTIGTRRGATVVEVTTYRADAYEPESRKPIVAFGTSLHDDLIRRDFTVNAMALRLPDLSFEDPHGGLVDLAARRLRTPSTPEVSFSDDPLRMMRAARFSSQLGFTVDDPTRTAMTEMSDRLAIVSAERVRDELTKLLLSPSPRAGLTLLVDTGLADQMLPELPALRLEVDEHHRHKDVYEHSLIVLEQAIELEGPRTVRGLGAVEPVSGPDLVLRLAALLHDIGKPPTRRFEAGGGVSFHHHEVVGAKMTRNRLRALRFDKDTVKAVSRLVELHLRFHGYGGGEWTDSAVRRYVTDSGPLLSRLHLLTRSDCTTRNRRKAERLSRTYDDLEVRIAKIQEDEELAAVRPELDGNQIAETLGIKPSPVLGRAYKFLLAVRLDQGPIGEDGARHELLRWWAEQPESRDR from the coding sequence ATGCCGTTGCTGACCGAGCTCGGTGACCTGTTCACGAGCGAAGGACACGAGCTGGCCCTGGTGGGCGGGCCCGTACGCGACGCGTTCCTGGGTCGCACGTCACCCGATATCGACCTGACCACGTCGGCGTCACCGGAGCAGACCGAGAAGCTGCTCAAGCAGTGGGGCGACGCGACCTGGGACATGGGGCGGACGTTCGGCACGATCGGTACGCGTCGTGGCGCCACCGTGGTCGAGGTCACGACCTACCGGGCGGACGCGTACGAACCTGAGTCCCGCAAGCCGATCGTGGCGTTCGGCACCTCGTTGCACGACGACCTGATCCGCCGCGACTTCACGGTCAACGCGATGGCGTTGCGGCTGCCCGACCTGTCCTTCGAAGACCCGCACGGCGGTCTCGTCGACCTCGCCGCTCGGCGACTGCGTACACCGTCGACGCCCGAGGTGTCGTTCTCGGACGATCCATTGCGGATGATGCGGGCCGCGAGGTTCTCCTCGCAGCTGGGCTTCACGGTCGACGATCCAACACGCACGGCGATGACGGAGATGTCCGACCGGCTGGCGATCGTCTCCGCCGAGCGCGTCCGGGACGAGCTGACCAAGCTCCTGCTGTCGCCGTCACCCCGGGCCGGACTCACGCTGCTGGTCGACACCGGCTTGGCCGACCAGATGTTGCCCGAGCTGCCGGCGCTGCGGCTCGAGGTCGACGAGCACCACCGGCACAAGGACGTCTACGAGCACTCACTGATTGTTCTCGAGCAGGCGATCGAGCTCGAGGGGCCGCGCACCGTCCGCGGCCTCGGCGCGGTCGAGCCTGTCTCAGGGCCGGACCTGGTGCTGCGCCTGGCTGCTCTGCTGCACGACATCGGCAAGCCGCCGACCCGCAGGTTCGAGGCCGGCGGGGGAGTCTCGTTCCACCACCACGAGGTGGTGGGCGCGAAGATGACCCGAAACCGGTTGCGCGCGCTGCGTTTTGACAAGGACACCGTCAAGGCCGTGTCGCGCCTGGTCGAGCTGCACCTGCGCTTCCACGGTTACGGCGGCGGCGAGTGGACCGACTCAGCCGTACGCCGCTATGTCACCGACTCGGGTCCGCTGCTCTCCCGCCTGCACCTGCTGACCCGCTCGGACTGCACGACCCGCAATCGCCGTAAGGCCGAACGCCTTTCGCGCACGTACGACGACCTCGAGGTCCGGATCGCCAAGATCCAGGAGGACGAGGAGCTTGCTGCCGTACGCCCGGAGCTCGACGGCAACCAGATCGCCGAAACCCTTGGTATCAAACCGAGCCCGGTGCTCGGCCGCGCCTACAAGTTCCTGCTGGCGGTCCGTCTCGACCAGGGGCCGATCGGTGAGGACGGCGCTCGTCATGAGCTGTTGCGCTGGTGGGCCGAGCAGCCCGAGTCACGCGACCGCTGA
- a CDS encoding ArsR/SmtB family transcription factor codes for MIELTVGGTSLGKARFVTDPIWETVASVAALRRPASRAMHRRLADLRLHARPEDIQLLTEVCGDPEWLPDFVTPVPQPRPGREPLEHLRSIASVDPARAEADLEDLRIAQPDSVAAAMDADELVVAVGAALVRYWEAVLAPLWKRLDAIGQADIAHRSLLTATDGLGVTIDGLHERLAWEDESIRITCSPNVNIDTAQGIWLVPSVFRWPGLMVQFGCEVPVISYPARGAGQLWERNVERPAGLDRLLGSTRARVLADADLPVTTTDLAASIGCAKATVSEHLTALSDAGLMQSWRHGRQVFYERTTLGDGLLTAAGLEPVMTPAPR; via the coding sequence ATGATCGAGCTGACGGTCGGGGGGACAAGCCTCGGCAAGGCGCGGTTCGTCACTGATCCGATCTGGGAGACCGTTGCGAGCGTGGCGGCGCTGCGCCGCCCGGCGAGCCGAGCGATGCACCGCAGGCTCGCGGATCTGCGGCTCCATGCTCGCCCGGAGGACATCCAGCTCCTGACTGAGGTCTGTGGCGACCCGGAGTGGCTGCCTGACTTCGTCACCCCGGTCCCGCAGCCACGACCCGGTCGAGAGCCGCTCGAGCACCTACGCAGCATCGCGTCGGTGGACCCGGCTCGTGCGGAAGCCGATCTCGAGGACCTGCGGATCGCACAACCCGACTCGGTGGCAGCCGCAATGGACGCAGACGAGCTGGTCGTCGCTGTCGGCGCAGCGCTGGTCCGCTACTGGGAAGCTGTCTTGGCGCCTTTGTGGAAGCGGCTCGATGCGATTGGACAGGCGGACATCGCACACCGATCACTGCTGACCGCGACCGATGGGCTGGGCGTGACGATCGACGGACTGCACGAACGGCTCGCCTGGGAAGACGAGTCGATCCGGATCACCTGCAGCCCTAACGTGAATATCGATACAGCACAAGGGATCTGGCTGGTGCCCTCGGTCTTCCGGTGGCCCGGCCTCATGGTGCAGTTCGGATGCGAGGTCCCCGTCATCTCCTACCCTGCGCGCGGCGCGGGCCAGCTGTGGGAGCGAAACGTGGAGCGGCCAGCCGGGCTGGACCGCCTGCTCGGGTCAACTCGTGCGCGCGTGCTGGCGGATGCCGACCTGCCCGTGACCACGACCGATCTCGCGGCCTCGATCGGCTGCGCCAAGGCCACCGTCAGCGAACACCTCACCGCCCTCTCCGATGCCGGTCTGATGCAGTCGTGGCGCCACGGGCGGCAGGTGTTCTACGAGCGGACGACGTTGGGCGACGGCCTGCTGACGGCGGCCGGGCTCGAGCCGGTCATGACGCCGGCACCTCGCTAA
- a CDS encoding SMP-30/gluconolactonase/LRE family protein: protein MNSVRSTLVGLTTLTLTVAGTSSATANPTPHPTSYTVSTTPGEHLEGIEVTHDGTIYVTSVATGAIYRGSTRSSQLRPWSPAGAGGRTSATGVHVDRWGRVLVAGASTGTFFVYDRTGRLLQTRHVPLAGDSFLNDFAFTHDAVYITDSASGTVYRASLSASGVGPLVPVVRADDFTPKASFINGIAVTPDQQHLIVSDWGVDVTHRVDLSTHHVSPVRIAGGEALGADGLLLRGHTAYAVQTDWTRERTWVRTVRFDATFTTAKVVNDSPEVGFDQSPTTIARDRGRLLWVNSQLNAAVSRPPFTVSEVPAS, encoded by the coding sequence ATGAACTCGGTCCGCAGCACCCTCGTCGGTCTGACGACGCTGACACTCACCGTTGCCGGCACGTCGAGCGCCACCGCCAACCCGACACCGCACCCGACGTCGTACACCGTCTCCACCACTCCCGGAGAGCACCTCGAAGGGATCGAGGTCACGCACGACGGCACGATCTACGTCACCAGCGTGGCGACCGGCGCGATCTACCGCGGCAGCACCCGATCATCGCAGCTGAGGCCGTGGTCGCCCGCGGGCGCCGGCGGTCGTACGTCAGCCACTGGAGTCCACGTCGACCGGTGGGGTCGGGTCCTCGTCGCCGGCGCCTCGACCGGCACGTTCTTCGTCTACGACCGCACCGGCCGTCTCCTGCAGACGCGCCACGTCCCCCTGGCGGGCGACTCGTTCCTGAACGACTTCGCCTTCACCCACGACGCGGTCTACATCACCGACTCAGCGTCAGGCACGGTCTACCGGGCTTCGCTGTCCGCCAGTGGCGTCGGTCCGCTGGTACCCGTCGTACGGGCCGACGACTTCACGCCAAAAGCGAGCTTTATCAATGGGATTGCCGTCACGCCCGACCAGCAGCACCTGATCGTCAGCGACTGGGGAGTCGATGTCACCCACCGGGTCGACCTCAGTACGCACCACGTGAGTCCGGTGCGCATCGCAGGTGGCGAGGCGCTCGGCGCGGATGGTCTGCTCCTGCGGGGCCACACGGCGTACGCGGTGCAGACCGACTGGACGCGTGAACGTACGTGGGTGCGGACCGTGCGGTTCGACGCGACCTTCACCACGGCGAAGGTCGTCAACGACTCGCCTGAGGTCGGCTTCGATCAGAGCCCGACGACGATCGCGCGTGACCGAGGACGGTTGCTGTGGGTCAACAGTCAGCTGAACGCAGCAGTGTCCAGGCCGCCGTTCACCGTTAGCGAGGTGCCGGCGTCATGA
- a CDS encoding MFS transporter encodes MTSATSRATTGRTRPVAAWLPLAVVLVTQMMIVLDAAIVNIALPDMQQALNIHPADLSWVINAYTLAFGGLLLLGARAGDLFGRRTTFAAGMLLFTTASLLGGFATAPGQLFAARAAQGVGAALVAPSALAILMSLYTETKDRTRAIGYYTVVSASGAAVGLIAGGVLTSYVSWRWVMFVNVPIGALVLFASRSALPKGQFRRGKVDVLGALLSTAGMTTLVYGFIRAAADGWSDDGARLSFAVALLLLAAFVAVERRVSEPVTPLHLFADRERSTAYVARLLLVAGSMGSFFFLSQYFQIVLGWSAMKTGLAFIPFPITIFLSSQLATRVLVGRFGAKLVMAAGMALSTIGLLMLAQMGAHSTYSELVVGMVVFALGNGTAFVPLTAAGIANVEPKDAGVASGLVNVTQQLGGSVGLAVLVTVFATAGDGAATSAAATSKAKDIFVTGADRGLLVAAVLLAASLALVLVAMRPARKQEAVVEKPAEQLVLEAEPA; translated from the coding sequence ATGACTTCAGCCACTTCTCGCGCCACGACCGGTCGCACCCGACCCGTCGCCGCGTGGCTGCCGCTGGCCGTCGTGCTCGTCACCCAGATGATGATCGTGCTCGACGCCGCCATCGTGAACATCGCGCTGCCCGACATGCAGCAGGCCCTGAATATCCACCCCGCCGACCTCTCGTGGGTCATCAACGCCTACACGCTGGCGTTCGGCGGACTGCTGCTGCTGGGAGCCCGTGCGGGCGACCTGTTCGGGCGTCGTACGACGTTCGCAGCCGGCATGCTCCTGTTCACCACGGCCTCGTTGCTCGGTGGTTTTGCCACCGCTCCCGGCCAGCTGTTCGCCGCCCGCGCCGCCCAAGGTGTCGGTGCGGCTCTCGTCGCGCCCTCGGCGCTGGCGATCCTCATGTCCCTCTACACCGAGACGAAGGACCGCACCCGCGCCATCGGCTACTACACCGTCGTCTCGGCCAGCGGCGCGGCCGTCGGCCTGATCGCGGGAGGCGTGCTCACGTCGTACGTCTCCTGGCGTTGGGTGATGTTCGTCAACGTGCCGATCGGTGCGCTCGTACTCTTCGCCTCACGCTCGGCGCTGCCCAAGGGTCAGTTCCGCCGCGGCAAGGTCGATGTGCTCGGTGCTCTGCTGTCCACGGCCGGTATGACGACGCTCGTCTACGGATTCATCCGCGCGGCCGCCGATGGCTGGTCCGACGACGGCGCACGTCTGTCGTTCGCCGTCGCCCTCCTGCTGCTCGCGGCGTTCGTCGCCGTCGAGCGTCGGGTCAGCGAGCCGGTCACGCCACTGCACCTGTTCGCCGACCGCGAGCGCTCCACCGCCTACGTCGCTCGACTGCTCCTGGTCGCCGGCAGCATGGGGTCGTTCTTCTTCCTGAGCCAGTACTTCCAGATCGTGCTGGGTTGGTCGGCGATGAAGACCGGGCTCGCGTTCATCCCGTTCCCGATCACGATCTTCCTGTCGTCACAGCTGGCGACGCGGGTGCTGGTCGGACGCTTCGGAGCGAAACTCGTGATGGCGGCCGGTATGGCGCTGTCCACGATCGGTCTGCTGATGCTGGCCCAGATGGGTGCACACAGCACCTACTCCGAGCTGGTCGTCGGCATGGTGGTCTTCGCGCTCGGCAACGGCACGGCGTTCGTGCCGCTGACGGCCGCGGGTATCGCCAACGTCGAGCCCAAGGACGCCGGTGTCGCCTCGGGTCTGGTCAATGTGACCCAGCAGCTCGGTGGTTCGGTCGGACTTGCTGTGCTGGTCACGGTCTTCGCGACAGCCGGTGACGGTGCGGCGACGTCCGCAGCGGCCACCTCGAAGGCGAAGGACATCTTCGTGACCGGAGCTGACCGAGGGCTGCTCGTGGCAGCGGTCCTGCTCGCAGCGTCGCTCGCGCTGGTGCTCGTCGCGATGCGGCCGGCGCGCAAGCAAGAGGCCGTCGTCGAGAAGCCGGCCGAGCAGCTGGTGCTCGAGGCCGAGCCCGCCTGA
- a CDS encoding TetR/AcrR family transcriptional regulator has translation MVAAKGVATQESPTIDVNAPACKPMRADAIRNRDKLLQVATQAFTDKGADASLDYIAKQAGVGIGTLYRHFPTREDLVMAVYGRQIEALEQRSHELPKQHDPAEALHEWMRGFVDYYAVKQGMVTLLRSMMQSSPDAFTDARATMRSATDRILQPAIKSGSIRSDVSAEALLRALGGICLSSGGPGAPTSPPETTLALVDLVFDGLRYGAKTDG, from the coding sequence GTGGTCGCTGCCAAGGGCGTGGCAACCCAGGAGAGCCCGACGATCGACGTCAATGCGCCGGCCTGCAAGCCGATGCGCGCTGACGCCATCCGCAACCGCGACAAGCTGCTGCAGGTCGCCACCCAGGCCTTCACGGACAAGGGCGCGGACGCCTCTCTGGACTACATCGCCAAGCAGGCCGGCGTCGGCATCGGGACGCTCTACCGCCACTTCCCGACTCGCGAGGATCTGGTGATGGCCGTCTACGGGCGCCAGATCGAGGCGCTCGAGCAGCGCTCCCACGAGCTGCCCAAGCAGCACGATCCCGCCGAGGCGTTGCACGAGTGGATGCGTGGTTTTGTCGACTACTACGCGGTGAAGCAGGGCATGGTGACGCTGCTGCGGTCGATGATGCAGTCCAGTCCGGACGCCTTCACCGACGCCCGGGCCACGATGCGCAGCGCCACCGACCGCATCCTGCAGCCCGCGATCAAGTCCGGCAGCATCCGCTCCGACGTCAGCGCCGAGGCGCTGCTGCGTGCACTCGGTGGCATCTGCCTGTCCAGCGGTGGACCGGGTGCCCCGACGTCACCACCCGAGACCACGCTCGCGCTGGTCGATCTCGTCTTTGACGGTCTGCGCTACGGCGCCAAGACTGACGGCTGA
- a CDS encoding biotin/lipoyl-binding carrier protein: protein MPVTKPQEIVSDLVANVAQVQVTVGQQVEGGDELVLLESMKMEIPVVAELPGTVSDVRVQPGDVVQEGDILVILT, encoded by the coding sequence ATGCCCGTCACGAAGCCGCAGGAGATCGTCTCGGACCTGGTCGCCAACGTCGCTCAGGTCCAGGTCACCGTCGGTCAGCAGGTCGAGGGCGGCGACGAGCTCGTGCTGCTGGAGTCGATGAAGATGGAGATCCCGGTCGTGGCCGAGCTGCCGGGGACTGTGAGTGATGTCCGGGTGCAGCCCGGCGACGTCGTCCAAGAGGGCGACATCCTCGTGATCCTGACCTGA